Part of the Sorghum bicolor cultivar BTx623 chromosome 1, Sorghum_bicolor_NCBIv3, whole genome shotgun sequence genome, ACTGCGCCAAACACCGCCTCGACAACTTCATCAACAAAGTGACACGTAAGAGGGACTCTCCGCTGATTTGTGAGCCTCTTAGGCAGCTTCCTGCCAAGCCAGTGCTGCCATGGCGGAGTAGGCGCGCGTTTGGTGGCTTAGAGCCTCTCCTAAGTATCTGCTTCCAAGTGAGGCGAGGTGCTGATCATGCAGCATATGAGCTACACCAAGGGTCCATCAATGTCATTTGCGTCAGAGCTAAGGAACTTTGACAAGCTCTTCGATAGCAATCGGACTACATCCAACGCCGAAGTGCTGGACTGCTCTTACCGGCATTGGAAAGGGCTCATCCAGGCAGCCACGAAGATGTAAAGCCACCTCTTAGGTCGCACCGTACCGTTGCATCAATATtggttattttcttttattatatataatattaaaataAGAGGTCTGTTGCTAGGATGGTTCAGCTATGATTGTGTTAGGTCGATCTCCTTCGGCGCTCGATAGAAGAGTGTTGTATGTTCGATTAAAATTTTCTACTTAATACAATGATGTGTAAATCTTTTgcatattaaaaaaaattaactagGTCAGCTTAATTATAAAAAGTTAAACACTTTCCCTAATGGTCAGATGATGTTGAGTTCCCAGGCGCTACCGTATTCACTCATGCCTTGATTTTTTCTCCATCCAgctaaatcttagcattttacATGCTCATGAGCCAACGGTGAAAAGATAGTTGCCCGAAGGCACCTGAAAAATAGCAAATTCCAAAGTTAAACCTATCCAAACGAGGCCACACCAGCCAATCACACCAGCCAATCACATACGACCTGGATGAAAACATGGCCATGACCTGCTGACAAATCAGCCAGGAACATCATATCGCCTGGCATAAATTGAGCTGTTGAATCCTTCACCAATTTGACAAACAATGCAATTAAGCTGCATGCATGCGTGTTTCAACTACGCAGTTCCGGCGGGCTACTACTCTAGGTGCACCTGCGCGCGTCCAAACTGCTCGCGATCCAAAATCCGATCGATCTGTACACACGCTACATAATACATATAGTATATAACTCCGGCAGGTAGCTAGCGCCGGCCAAACTGCacgccggcggcgacgacgagcgGCGGTGGCGTTCGAGACCGAGAGCGGCGTGCATGCTGAGCCAGGCAAGCAACAAGCCAAACAAATCAGGTGCGTACACAGCGTTTGCTGGCCGatgggcgcgcgcgcgcgcaagtGCATGCCATGCATCCGGCAGCAGCGGTACCCGTAGCTAGCTAGGCGCCGGCACGACGTCCCCATCGGTCACAACTCACTCGCAGCTAGAGCTCGCGGCCGACGGGTGGTGGATCTATCGGATCACCCGGCCAGGTCACGCAGGAGGTGAAACCCGGCGCCCTGAAGGCCCCGGTAATGCTCCTGCCCGTGCGCCGCCTCGCCGTCGATGCTGGCGCCGCCGAACTGGACGTGGTGTTGCTGCCCCGGGTGCAGGCCGCCGCCCATCTGATGGCCGGCCGTCGTCGTCGGAGCGAACAGGTACCCCGCGGCGCCGCCGTGGTGGTGTGCGGGCGTCGGCGGCGCGCCGAACGCGATGTTGACGCCGCCGTCGTGGGAGTCGTGCTGCTGCAGGCCCAGCGTGAGCGACACGCCGCCGCCGAAGCCCCCGCCGGCGTGGTGGCCGCCGCCGTACGCGTCGAAGTCGAGGTGGTCCACGATGCCGAAGTTCTCGAGCGGCCGCGCTGCGGCGCCCGCGCGTGAGCCGCTGCCGATGTTGACGACGGAGGCGAGCGAGCCCGCGTCGTGCAGGAGCTGCGCCCGCGTCGGCTTCcggtcgacgacgacggcgccgtTGTCCCCGCAGCCATCATCAGccgcctcggcggcggcgttgcTAGGGTTAGGGTTGTTGCTGACGCCCTGGCCCTGCTGCtggtccccgccgccgccgtcttccAGCTGGCCTTCAGCCTTCATCTCCTCGACGTACATCTCCTCCACCATTGGCTTCCAGAGCCTGACCCGCGCATTGATGAACCAGTTGGACACCTGCGGCATGATATGGGACATGCTGTCATCGTGTACGTACGTGTCGTTGTAGTGAGAGCTACGCGGATCATGGACGCTTAAACAAAGAATCTTTTTTCGAGACATTTGCAACGCACAAAAGGACATGCCACGACCATGACACGGCAACCAATGAATTGATGTGTCATCTACGCGACGCGGATCGAAAGAATCATCAGCAGAATGCAACACGCAATCGCGTATAAGTAGTGTAATAAGTTTGGCACACACGCATATCATCATATTCTTCAAATAAACGTATAATGCCCGATCGATGCAAACAACACGGCAATTATAAATATAATGTTGAAATTACCTTCTTGCGTTTATTTACTTTAAgtttaaatttattttatttatagtgACGTGGATGATACATATGTATAGTTTCTCGTTCAGCTGAATTGAAGTAGCTAGCCAGTGTGTGTTGGCACGTACCTGGCTCCGTGAGAGGCCCGTCTGGCGAGCCAGGATATGCTTGTCCACGTCGCTTGGATACCTGTGACATGATATGAGATACGAACAGTTGtttatttttttctgaaaaaatACTAACAACTCTTGCATGCACTATTACTATGAAGTAATAGTACCAGTACGTATTCAATTTGTGTGAATGatttatatatatgctgcttgtGATGGAGCTCAAACACAAATTAATTAAAATCTAGTACGTAGTactacacatgcatgaagctagAAAACCATGAGGTGAGGAAGGCAGGTAGCAGCTAGCTCAGTAGCTGGTGGCATGCATCACTGAATTAGTAAGGACGCATGACATTACGTCTATGCTTAAGTAGCATCTGGTGGACAAATTTGGCTCATGGCCATTTGAGCAAGCATTTGATGCGCAGTACCGGCCAAAGACAAAACTGTGGTCCGGAAAGAACAATGCTGTGGCCTGTGGAATAAATCGTTCCAACAAAACTAAGCCGACTGGAAGATACCATGCATCACAAGCAACTATCTAATGGTCACGCGCTAACTAATTACGCTACCATACCACTGACAATAGCTTAGTGACGTGAGATTACTTGCTTGGTATAGCTCGATTGCTAACTACTAGCTAGCTGCTTATCACTATCCCTTGCTTGCACTTTTgttcatatataaaaaaactgtAATAAATTAAACAGCTTATAAAATATATAAAACCAATTGAGAAAACCTACCCTTGTAATAGTAAGCCCTAACAAGCTAGTACTAACAAGATCAAACTAACATTCAGAATTTTCATCAGGTCGGAGTAGAAATAAAATTAACATGGAAGAAGGGAAAAGTGGATCGATCATGCATGCGTGCATGCTTACGGGTGCAGGAAGTGCTCGAAGAGCCATGCCCGGAGGATGGTGACTGCGCGCTCAGGGAGTCCGCGCTGGGGTCGCCACGGGTGGGCCTCCACCATGCCGGCCTGGGTGAGCGCCTTCTGCTGGCGGATGCACTGGTCCAGCACCCTCAGCCGTGGCGTGTCCCCGCGCGTCATCCCGGGCACCGCCACGTCCTTCTCCCCGAGCGCCCTCCGCGCCGCCTGCAGCTGCGCCACCACGCCGTCACGGAGGCTCCGGAAGTGCCGCGAGATGGTGCGCGACGCCAGCGCCGtgtacgccgccgccgcgcgctccCCGGCCACCGCCTCGAACCCGCCCGCCAGCGCACGCATCTGCTCGCAGTACCGCCGGTATCTCCGGTCCACCTGCAAATGTTGTTGTGCACGCGAACCATGCAATGCAGCAAAAACCTTGTCAGCACCACCGTATGTACGAGTACATGACGATCGATGGCTACAtgtacaaaaagaaaaaaaaaacaatcgaATCGACATTTTTACAGACGCATTCCATGCATATATACTTTTCCACCACTAGCTAGATTCGTAgtgtactactactagtacgcaACAAGTACACTACCACCACAG contains:
- the LOC110430492 gene encoding homeobox protein BEL1 homolog yields the protein MAHDPSLGFADYFSAAAAAGATAMDDDDVGAPELYGLHADMEFLGMRGLAAMPAAAHHHHHHGHGHSKAGVLVDDDAGPDGSGSNTDDATMRFLSEQQHHPSHQQAPLSLSLCRPDGGGVGVTTSLHEQQQQLGGGSSRHHQQQHPAPPAAWMQQHDYSPQPQHAWHLRGSRFLVPAQQVLQEFCSLPVDSSSAAASSKRASKPSSHQQQEDGGEGSSSSASWAPSLQIQAMDALELQRLKDKLYIMLEEVDRRYRRYCEQMRALAGGFEAVAGERAAAAYTALASRTISRHFRSLRDGVVAQLQAARRALGEKDVAVPGMTRGDTPRLRVLDQCIRQQKALTQAGMVEAHPWRPQRGLPERAVTILRAWLFEHFLHPYPSDVDKHILARQTGLSRSQVSNWFINARVRLWKPMVEEMYVEEMKAEGQLEDGGGGDQQQGQGVSNNPNPSNAAAEAADDGCGDNGAVVVDRKPTRAQLLHDAGSLASVVNIGSGSRAGAAARPLENFGIVDHLDFDAYGGGHHAGGGFGGGVSLTLGLQQHDSHDGGVNIAFGAPPTPAHHHGGAAGYLFAPTTTAGHQMGGGLHPGQQHHVQFGGASIDGEAAHGQEHYRGLQGAGFHLLRDLAG